The following nucleotide sequence is from Longimicrobium sp..
TGCGGCTCGAGTTCCGGATTGAAGCCCCCCGCGCCGCCGGGCCGGTTCGCCAGCTCGGTGGTGGTAGGGGTTTCGAAGGCGTGCGCGTAGTTGGCGTACACGTTCAGCCCGCGGAGCGCCGTCACGGACACCCCCAGCGTCGGGCTCCAGTGGCCGAGCGTGCGCGACCCCGAGTCGTCGGGGTTGGTGGCGCTCACCAGCCGGTCGTCGGCCGAGAAGCGGAACCCATCGTGGCGAAGGGCGCCCAGCACGTCCACCCGGCCGCCGAGCGACAGGGTGGCGAGGGCGAAGGCGGCGCGCGACCGCACCCGTTCGCGCTGGTCCAGGAGGAGGGCGCCGCGTGCTCCTGCCTGGTTGGCGTGGTTGCGGCGGTCGTCGCGCTGCAGCTCCGTCTCGGCGCCCGCCGTCCAGCGCAGCGACGCGGCCCCGCTCCCCGTGCGCCCCGAAAGCGACGCGCGGACGCCGCCCACGCGCCGGTCCAGGTCGATGATGCGATCGGGGATCGGGTTGTCCAGCGAGCGCACGAGGCCGTATGCCGCCACCTCCAGCGCACCCGCGCCCAGCGCATGCTCCCACGTGGCGCCCACCTGGCCGTGGCGCCCCTCCTCGCCGGTGCGCTGCGCCACGTTGCGGGCGAACGCCTGCGTGCGGTCCACGCGCAGCAGCGAGTCGCTGAGCGAGCCGGGGTTCAGCGCGTCGTAGCGCGCGAAGCGCCCCGTGACGCGCAGCTCGTCGCCGCCGCGGCGGTACGCCAGGATGCCGCCGCCCAGCACGTTCTCAGCCGATGCGTGGGTGCGGTACCCCTCGTAGGCGAGCCGCGATGCGTCGGCGTGGTAGCGGAAGCGCCCGGCCGCGCCCCCCACGCTCCCCTGCGTGCGCAGGAGGCCGTCGCTCCCGGCAACGACGCGCCCCTCGGCCACCAGCGGCGCGTCGACGGGGCGGAGCGTCGAGAGGCGGATTACGCCGCCGGACGCGTTGCCGTACAGCGCCGCCGCCGGCCCGCGGATCACCTCGGCGGAGCCCAGCGTGGCGGGGTCGACGTGGTTGAGGGTCGTCTGTCCGTCCGGCAGCGTGGCGGGTACGCCGTCCACCAGCACGCGCACGCCGCGCACCCCGAACTGCGCCCGCGCCCCGAAGCCGCGGATGGAGATGCGCTCGCCCAGCGCGTAGTTGAAGCGGTTGTCCACCTGCACGCCCGGGATCGCCACCAGCGTCTCGTTGAGCGCCAGCCCGGGCCGCGCGCGCGTCAGCTCGGGCCCCGCCACCGCGCTCACCGCATACGGCGCGCGGACCAGCGGGAGCGGCACGCGCAGCACGCGCACCGCCAGCGTGTCGAGCGCCACCGGCACCGTGTCGCGCGGTGTCTCCTGCGCCTCCAGTGTGGAGCAAGCCAGCGCGCCCGCCAGCGGCAGCGCGCGGCGAATCATGGAAAGCATCTATACCTGGACGAAAGAAACGGCCGGACGACATTCGT
It contains:
- a CDS encoding TonB-dependent receptor, with product MLSMIRRALPLAGALACSTLEAQETPRDTVPVALDTLAVRVLRVPLPLVRAPYAVSAVAGPELTRARPGLALNETLVAIPGVQVDNRFNYALGERISIRGFGARAQFGVRGVRVLVDGVPATLPDGQTTLNHVDPATLGSAEVIRGPAAALYGNASGGVIRLSTLRPVDAPLVAEGRVVAGSDGLLRTQGSVGGAAGRFRYHADASRLAYEGYRTHASAENVLGGGILAYRRGGDELRVTGRFARYDALNPGSLSDSLLRVDRTQAFARNVAQRTGEEGRHGQVGATWEHALGAGALEVAAYGLVRSLDNPIPDRIIDLDRRVGGVRASLSGRTGSGAASLRWTAGAETELQRDDRRNHANQAGARGALLLDQRERVRSRAAFALATLSLGGRVDVLGALRHDGFRFSADDRLVSATNPDDSGSRTLGHWSPTLGVSVTALRGLNVYANYAHAFETPTTTELANRPGGAGGFNPELEPQVTDSYELGSKAQAGPLRVEAAVYDARIRGELIGFQVPEAPDRTFFRNAGRSRRRGAEVSAALTPRPGVTARAAYSYTDARFTEYVVGTGSAAMDLEGIRVPGIAPHRWEGTLNVASPRGPFAGIDARRVSSIPVRDDDRAGALRSPAYSLLDVRGGWEALRVGGARVTPSVGVTNLFDARYNASVVVNAFGRRFYEPGPGRALYTGVAVALGAAR